A portion of the Salarias fasciatus chromosome 15, fSalaFa1.1, whole genome shotgun sequence genome contains these proteins:
- the il17a/f3 gene encoding interleukin 17a/f3, with the protein MILDGCVLRAPLLLALASLLHASRTGRLASEKPPRSPRARQRMVNLCLNSSAVMKFPSPSSSIAANMSLTPWTYRDSFVESRIPRRISQAQCLTSGCLDPRGGGETASLQARPIKYQVLVLHIVPRQNLPTRRRRRQHQFQLGMEEITVGCTCVRPSVLLQP; encoded by the exons ATGATTCTGGATGGATGT gTGCTGAGAGCTCCCCTCCTGCTGGCGCTGGCCTCGCTGCTGCACGCCTCCAGGACGGGCCGGCTCGCCTCCGAGAAGCCGCCGAGGTCGCCGAGAGCGAGGCAGAGGATGGTGAACCTGTGTCTGAACTCCTCAGCTGTCATGAAATTCCCCAGCCCGTCCTCCTCCATCGCCGCCAACATGTCCCTGACACCCTGGACCTACAG AGACTCCTTTGTGGAGTCTCGGATCCCCAGACGGATCTCACAGGCCCAGTGTCTGACCTCGGGCTGCCTGGACCCCCGGGGCGGAGGGGAGACCGCCAGCCTGCAGGCCCGACCCATCAAATACCAAGTCCTGGTTCTGCACAT AGTACCACGACAAAACCTCCCGACCAGGCGGAGACGGAGGCAGCACCAGTTCCAGCTGGGGATGGAGGAGATCACAGTGGGCTGCACCTGCGTGAGGCCCAGCGTCTTACTGCAGCCCTAA
- the paqr8 gene encoding membrane progestin receptor beta yields the protein MADVLQRLSTVTLSVKHLSRLPPLTDLVPSSLPAPGRTVAASQVPSLFREPYILSGYRPVRQDWRCYVLSLFQRHNESLNVWTHLLAAPVLLLRWWANVGALGYTLDAASLPLSLFLLSSFTYLCLSVTAHLLQSHSERAHYFFFFLDYVGVAQYQYGCSLGHYFYTSEAAWRESVGLLFLPGAAFFGWLSCAGCCFAKSRYRRPYPPRRKICQLIPTSLAYLLDISPVAHRLLTASWADEPSLPFHALQVACFLLAALFFSCPIPERFFPGRCDFVGQGHQIFHLFLSLCTAFQLEALFRDYARRRDAVLEVFGERQLWWACVSFPILFVCCILTASFTMRHVGKKLQSRQEQGKSS from the coding sequence ATGGCCGACGTCCTGCAGCGACTCAGCACTGTGACCCTGAGCGTGAAGCACCTCAgtcgcctccctcctctcacgGACCTCGTCCCCTCGTCCCTGCCGGCGCCCGGCCGGACTGTCGCCGCCTCGCAGGTCCCCAGCCTCTTCCGGGAGCCCTACATCCTGTCGGGCTACCGGCCCGTCAGGCAGGACTGGCGCTGCTACGTCCTCAGCCTCTTCCAGCGGCACAACGAGTCCCTCAACGTGTGGACCCACCTGCTGGCGGCGCCCGTCCTGCTGCTCCGCTGGTGGGCCAACGTGGGCGCCCTGGGGTACACCTTGGACGCCGCCTCTCTGCCCCTGAGCCTCTTCTTGCTGTCGTCCTTCACCTACCTCTGCCTGAGTGTGACGGCACACCTGCTGCAGTCTCACTCCGAACGTGCGcactacttcttcttcttcctggactACGTTGGCGTCGCTCAGTACCAGTACGGCTGCTCTCTCGGCCATTATTTCTACACGTCGGAGGCGGCGTGGAGGGAGAGCGTGGGGCTGCTGTTTCTACCCGGCGCCGCCTTCTTCGGGTGGCTGTCCTGCGCCGGCTGCTGTTTCGCCAAGTCCAGGTACCGCCGGCCTTACCCACCGCGGCGCAAAATCTGCCAGCTGATCCCCACCAGCCTGGCGTACCTGCTGGACATCAGCCCCGTCGCCCACCGCCTGCTCACCGCCTCCTGGGCGGACGAGCCCTCGCTGCCCTTCCACGCCCTGCAGGTGGCGTGCTTCCTGCTGGCGgcgctcttcttctcctgccCCATCCCCGAGCGCTTCTTCCCGGGCCGCTGCGACTTCGTGGGCCAGGGCCACCAGATCTTCCACCTGTTCCTGTCCCTGTGCACTGCGTTCCAGCTGGAGGCGCTGTTCAGGGACTACGCCAGGCGCAGGGACGCCGTGCTGGAGGTGTTTGGAGAGCGGCAGCTGTGGTGGGCCTGCGTTTCCTTCCCGATACTCTTCGTATGCTGCATCCTGACCGCTTCGTTCACCATGAGGCACGTCGGTAAGAAGCTACAGAGCAGACAGGAGCAAGGCAAGTCTTCATAA
- the mcm3 gene encoding DNA replication licensing factor MCM3: MATDVVDDQEMREAQRDYLDFLDDDQDQGIYQSKVRDMISENKARLIVNINDLRRRNDVRAAKLMNNAFEELLAFQRALKELVASVDATYAKQYEEFFVGLEGSFGSKHVSPRTLTSRLLGSMVCVEGIITKCSLVRPKVVRSVHYCPATKKTMERKYTDMTSLDAFPSTALYPTKDEENNPLETEFGLSTYKDHQTITVQEMPEKAPAGQLPRSVDIILDNDLVDVVKPGDRVQVVGTYRCLPGKKGGFTSGTFRTIMIACNVKQMSKEVSPHFSAGDVAKIRNFSQSRSIDVFDQLARSLAPSIHGHEYIKKAILCMLLGGVEKVLENGSRIRGDINVLLIGDPSVAKSQLLRYVLHTAPRAIPTTGRGSSGVGLTAAVTTDQETGERRLEAGAMVLADRGVVCIDEFDKMSDMDRTAIHEVMEQGRVTIAKAGIHARLNARCSVLAAANPVYGRYDQYKTPMENIGLQDSLLSRFDLLFIMLDQMDPEQDREISDHVLRMHRYRDPHEQEGAAMALGGTVDVLATEDPDAAVEEHEELQVYEKHNNLLHGSKRKRDKVVSKEFMRKYIHIAKSVSPVLTQEAANHIAEEYSRLRSQEQLGADIARTSPVTARTLETLIRLATAHAKARMSKAVELEDSEVAVELVQFAYFKKVLEKVKKRSRQERDEGSEDEEPEETQPSQKTQRKRGRRGSQSSEPYSPYDFSEDQEVPEIQSGTPKPSQPPQEEPMDATLQAEAAQLSAERLKEFKSSLFAVFQSAHAQSVKMAALVEDVNRERRERFSEAEVRAALARMQDDNQVMVADDIVFLI, encoded by the exons ATGGCGACTGACGTGGTGGACGACCAGGAGATGCGCGAGGCTCAGAGGGACTACCTGGACTTTCTGGACGACGAC CAAGATCAGGGCATCTACCAGAGCAAAGTGCGGGACATGATCAGTGAGAATAAAGCCCGGCTCATCGTCAACATCAACGACCTGAGGAGGCGCAACGACGTCCGGGCTGCAAA GCTGATGAACAATGCCTTCGAGGAGCTGCTGGCCTTCCAGCGTGCCCTGAAGGAGCTGGTCGCCTCGGTGGACGCCACGTACGCCAAGCAGTACGAGGAGTTCTTCGTCGGGCTGGAGGGGAGCTTCGGATCCAAGCACGTGTCCCCCCGGACCCTCACCTCCAGACTGCTGGGCAgcatggtgtgtgtggagggcaTCATCACTAAAT GCTCTCTGGTTCGGCCCAAAGTGGTGCGCAGCGTTCACTACTGTCCCGCCACCAAGAAGACCATGGAGAGGAAATACACGGACATGACCTCGCTGGACGCCTTCCCCTCCACCGCCCTCTACCCCACCAAG GACGAGGAGAACAACCCTCTGGAGACGGAGTTCGGTCTGTCCACCTACAAGGACCACCAGACCATCACGGTGCAGGAGATGCCGGAGAAAGCCCCCGCCGGGCAGCTGCCCCGCTCCGTCGACATCATCCTGGACAACGACCTGGTGGACGTGGTCAAACCGGGGGACCGGGTGCAGGTGGTGGGGACGTACCGCTGCCTCCCCGGGAAGAAGGGGGGCTTCACCTCGGGGACGTTCAG GACCATCATGATCGCCTGCAACGTCAAGCAGATGAGCAAAGAGGTTTCGCCGCACTTCTCCGCCGGAGACGTGGCCAAGATCAGGAACTTCAGCCAGAGCCGCTCCATT GACGTGTTCGATCAGCTGGCTCGCTCTCTGGCTCCCAGCATCCACGGACACGAGTACATCAAGAAGGCCATCCTGTGCATGCTGCTGGGCGGCGTGGAGAAGGTTCTGGAGAACGGCTCCCGGATCCGAGGCGACATCAACGTTCTGCTGATCg GCGATCCCTCGGTGGCCAAGTCTCAGCTGCTGCGTTACGTGCTGCACACGGCGCCCAGAGCCATCCCCACCACGGGCCGCGGCTCGTCCGGGGTCGGCCTGACCGCGGCCGTCACCACCGACCAGGAGACGG GTGAGCGCCGCCTGGAGGCGGGCGCCATGGTGCTGGCCGACCGCGGCGTGGTGTGCATCGACGAGTTCGACAAGATGTCCGACATGGACCGCACGGCCATCCACGAGGTGATGGAGCAGGGCCGCGTCACCATCGCCAAGGCCGGCATCCACGCCCGCCTCAACGCCCGCTGCTCCGTGCTCGCCGCCGCCAACCCGGTGTACGGCAGG tACGACCAGTACAAGACCCCCATGGAGAACATCGGCCTGCAGGACTCGCTGCTGTCCCGCTTCGACCTGCTCTTCATCATGCTGGACCAGATGGACCCGGAGCAGGACCGGGAGATCTCCGACCACGTGCTCAGGATGCACCGCTACCGCGACCCGCACGAGCAGGAGGGAGCAG CGATGGCGCTGGGCGGGACCGTCGACGTTCTGGCCACCGAGGACCCCGACGCCGCGGTGGAGGAGCACGAGGAGCTGCAGGTCTACGAGAAACACAACAACCTGCTGCACGGCTCCAAGAGGAAGAG GGATAAGGTCGTGAGCAAGGAGTTCATGAGGAAGTACATCCACATCGCCAAGTCCGTCTCGCCCGTGCTCACCCAGGAGGCGGCCAATCACATCGCGGAGGAGTACTCCAGGCTGCGCAGCCAGGAGCAGCTGGGAGCGGACATCGCCAGG acgTCTCCGGTGACGGCCCGGACCCTGGAGACGCTCATCCGTCTCGCCACCGCGCACGCCAAGGCGCGCATGAGCAAggcggtggagctggaggactcGGAGGTTGCCGTGGAGCTCGTCCAGTTCGCCTACTTCAAGAAGGTCCTGGAGAAGGTGAAGAAGCGATCCCGGCAGGAGCGCGACGAGGGATCAGAGGACGAGGAGCCGGAGGAGACGCAGCCCTCGCAGAAGACCCAGAGGAAGAG ggggcgccgtgGTTCTCAGAGCAGTGAGCCGTACAGCCCGTACGACTTCAGCGAGGATCAGGAGGTTCCTGAGA TTCAATCCGGAACGCCGAAACCGTCACAGCCGCCGCAGGAGGAGCCGATGGACGCCACGCTGCAGGCCGAAGCAGCCCAGCTGTCCGCAGAGAG gctgaagGAGTTCAAGTCCTCGCTGTTCGCCGTCTTCCAGTCCGCCCACGCTCAGTCGGTGAAGATGGCGGCCCTCGTGGAGGACGTCAACAGGGAGCGGCGGGAGCGCTTCTCGGAGGCCGAGGTCCGGGCCGCCCTGGCCCGCATGCAGGACGACAACCAGGTGATGGTGGCCGACGACATCGTCTTCCTCATCTGA
- the stmn4 gene encoding stathmin-4, whose amino-acid sequence MTLAAYKEKVKELPLVSLFCACLNPRTADQPTYKAEDAVDLGWCVIKDVEVIELNKRTSGQAFEVILKPPSFDGVPELNTSMPQRRDPSLEEIQKKLEAAEERRKCQEAELLKHLAEKREHEREVIQKAFEENNNFIKNAKEKLEQKMEANKENREALLAAMLERLQEKDKHAEEVRKNKEMKEEACR is encoded by the exons ATGACGCTGGCAG cctACAAAGAGAAGGTCAAAGAGCTCcccctggtgtctctgttctgCGCCTGCCTCAATCCACGCACTGCAGATCAGCCCACCTACAAGGCAgaag ACGCGGTGGACCTGGGCTGGTGCGTCATCAAAGACGTGGAGGTGATCGAGCTGAACAAGCGAACGTCGGGCCAGGCCTTCGAGGTCATCCTCAAGCCGCCGTCCTTCGATGGCGTGCCAGAACTCAATACCTCAATGCCGCAGCGCCGCGATCCTTCCCTGGAGGAGAtccagaagaagctggaggcgGCCGAGGAGAGGCGAAAG TGCCAGGAGGCCGAGCTGCTGAAGCACCTGGCCGAGAAGAGGGAGCACGAGCGGGAGGTGATCCAGAAGGCCTTCGAAGAGAACAACAACTTTATCAAGAACGCcaaggagaagctggagcagaagaTGGAGGCCAACAAGGAGAACCGGGAGGCTCTGCTGGCCGCCATgctggagaggctgcaggagaaG GACAAACACGCCGAGGAAGTGAGGAAGAACAAGGAGATGAAAGAGGAGGCCTGCCGGTAG